A single genomic interval of Sulfurirhabdus autotrophica harbors:
- a CDS encoding ABC transporter ATP-binding protein, producing MADTVLSIENVTKVYGNGPAITEALKDVTLKVERGEWIAITGPSGHGKSTLLQLMGGLDHPTTGSVYLDNLDITCLSQSDLTSLRRYKIGFVFQFFNLLPHLSALENVQMALWLGGLSKNLISRGMDLLDQVGLANKAGNLPNALSGGQQQKVAIARALANNPEILLMDEPTGNLDSVSEADFLDLLQRLHSAGKTIVVVTHNQVVAGRAGRLVRVKDGKIEREEGHG from the coding sequence ATGGCTGATACCGTATTGAGTATAGAAAATGTCACCAAAGTTTATGGTAATGGTCCAGCTATAACCGAGGCACTCAAGGATGTGACGCTCAAGGTGGAACGTGGTGAATGGATTGCAATCACGGGGCCGTCTGGCCATGGAAAAAGTACTTTGTTACAGTTAATGGGTGGGTTGGATCATCCGACAACAGGATCAGTGTATCTGGATAATTTAGATATCACCTGTTTGAGCCAGAGTGATCTGACAAGTTTACGCAGGTATAAAATTGGATTTGTATTTCAGTTTTTCAATCTTCTTCCGCACCTTTCTGCTCTTGAGAATGTGCAGATGGCATTATGGCTAGGGGGATTAAGTAAAAACTTAATTTCACGAGGAATGGATTTGCTTGATCAGGTTGGGCTCGCAAACAAAGCGGGCAACCTTCCAAACGCTTTATCTGGGGGGCAGCAGCAAAAGGTAGCGATTGCCCGCGCGTTGGCAAATAATCCAGAAATTTTATTGATGGATGAACCGACAGGCAATCTCGATTCGGTGTCGGAAGCCGATTTTCTTGATCTATTGCAAAGGTTGCATAGTGCCGGAAAGACGATAGTCGTAGTGACACACAACCAAGTAGTGGCAGGTCGAGCTGGCCGTCTGGTGCGTGTGAAGGATGGCAAGATCGAAAGGGAGGAAGGTCATGGCTAG
- a CDS encoding ABC transporter permease — MSLWKWVWRNLTRRKGRFAFTLAGVAIGMAAFVALMSIGQGLSNEIKKQAQGLGANLVVTPKGWCAYEQISILTGEQLPEAIPIADLEKIQSLPGITAIPYLNEKTAFRNQPVPVIGIWPEEMYAMHKWQLSKGRYFKGTGEQGVVVGFAIAQQFKLKPGDDFSVRGNTMPVLGILQETGTKDDIAAFIPLPIAQRIYGVTGKVSFISVQVADLEKIEAVSLKIQEVANVAVVSDKQLLSSILSIVGTVGSAMQAVAAVGLVAAAFGIINTLLTAVYERRREIGIMQAIGCPHRTLFAAFLLESGLYGLIGGLLGIILGGFAAYLLGPYFVAQNIFTATLHQAPSLSLDGLTITYALGLSIALALLAGLYPAYQAAKLSPMEAIRHG, encoded by the coding sequence ATGAGTTTGTGGAAATGGGTTTGGCGAAATCTGACTCGCCGCAAGGGGCGATTTGCGTTTACCTTAGCAGGTGTAGCAATTGGCATGGCAGCCTTTGTGGCCCTGATGTCTATTGGTCAAGGGCTCTCCAACGAAATCAAAAAACAAGCACAGGGACTTGGCGCAAACCTGGTGGTTACCCCAAAGGGGTGGTGCGCCTACGAGCAAATATCGATATTAACAGGAGAGCAACTGCCTGAAGCTATTCCTATAGCTGATCTGGAGAAGATTCAATCTCTGCCTGGGATAACGGCAATACCTTATTTGAATGAAAAGACGGCATTTCGCAATCAGCCGGTCCCAGTTATTGGTATTTGGCCGGAAGAAATGTATGCAATGCATAAGTGGCAACTTTCAAAAGGGAGATACTTTAAAGGGACAGGTGAACAGGGAGTGGTGGTTGGCTTTGCGATCGCCCAGCAATTCAAGCTGAAGCCGGGAGATGACTTCAGTGTGCGCGGAAACACTATGCCAGTGTTAGGTATTTTGCAAGAAACCGGAACTAAAGATGATATAGCAGCATTCATCCCACTACCTATTGCCCAACGGATTTATGGAGTAACAGGAAAGGTTTCCTTCATCTCTGTTCAAGTGGCTGATTTGGAAAAAATCGAAGCTGTTAGTCTAAAAATACAGGAAGTGGCAAACGTAGCGGTAGTATCCGATAAGCAGCTATTGTCCTCAATCCTCTCCATTGTCGGTACCGTGGGTTCTGCCATGCAGGCAGTGGCAGCAGTAGGTTTGGTGGCAGCGGCATTTGGTATTATTAATACGCTGCTCACAGCAGTTTATGAGAGGCGCCGAGAGATCGGTATCATGCAAGCGATAGGCTGTCCGCATCGCACCCTATTTGCTGCATTCTTATTAGAATCAGGACTGTATGGATTGATAGGTGGATTGCTGGGGATAATTTTGGGTGGGTTTGCAGCTTATTTGTTAGGGCCATACTTTGTAGCACAAAATATTTTCACGGCTACGCTTCATCAAGCCCCTTCACTTAGCCTGGATGGGCTAACGATAACCTATGCGTTAGGGTTGTCGATAGCGTTGGCACTATTAGCCGGACTTTATCCGGCATATCAAGCGGCCAAACTTTCCCCTATGGAGGCGATTCGCCATGGCTGA
- a CDS encoding peroxiredoxin family protein — protein MARLSLKRAVIVLIAIIVIVMLAWMLTRQTAVSSDSFTTLSGEKIRLQKLRGKIVLVTFWATSCPACIKEMPDLIQTYQKYHERGFEIIAVAMSYDSLQYVKAFTTKNKLPFSVVWDADGQLAKSFDGVRLTPTAFLIGKDGNLISQTIGIIDFSKFHAVLNSALLE, from the coding sequence ATGGCTAGGCTATCTCTTAAGCGGGCCGTAATTGTATTAATTGCAATAATTGTAATTGTCATGCTTGCATGGATGTTAACACGGCAAACTGCAGTTTCTTCAGACTCGTTTACTACCCTAAGCGGTGAAAAAATCAGACTACAAAAGTTACGGGGAAAGATCGTTCTGGTTACGTTTTGGGCAACAAGTTGCCCAGCTTGCATCAAGGAAATGCCTGATCTGATTCAAACCTATCAGAAGTATCATGAAAGGGGGTTTGAGATAATCGCAGTTGCCATGTCTTACGATTCCCTGCAGTACGTCAAAGCATTTACCACGAAAAATAAGTTGCCCTTTTCTGTGGTATGGGACGCAGACGGGCAGCTAGCCAAAAGTTTTGACGGGGTCAGGCTAACCCCAACGGCCTTCCTGATTGGCAAGGATGGGAATCTTATTTCCCAAACTATCGGAATAATTGATTTTAGTAAATTTCATGCGGTTTTAAACAGCGCCTTACTCGAGTAG